From the genome of Yersinia enterocolitica, one region includes:
- a CDS encoding DNA polymerase III subunit alpha, whose protein sequence is MAEPRFVHLRVHSDYSMIDGLAKIGPLVKRAAALGMPALAITDFTNLCGLVKFYGSAHGAGIKPIIGADFYVQSEILGDELAHLTVLARNNEGYQNLTLLISEAYQRGYGAAGPIIDRDWLIKHKEGLILLSGGRMGDVGKFMLRGNQTQVDQCLEFYQEHFPDSYYLELIRTGRPDEENYLHAAVALATERGLPVVATNDVRFIVESDFDAHEIRVAIHDGFTLVDPKRPKNYSPQQFMRDEEQMCELFADIPEALLNSVEIAKRCNVTIRLGEYFLPQFPTGEMSTEDFLVEKSKQGLEERLEFLFPDSQVRAQKRPEYDERLDIELKVINQMGFPGYFLIVMEFIQWSKDNGVPVGPGRGSGAGSLVAYALKITDLDPLEFDLLFERFLNPERVSMPDFDVDFCMEKRDLVIEHVAEMYGRDAVSQIITFGTMAAKAVIRDVGRVLGHPYGFVDRISKLVPPDPGMTLEKAFAAEPQLPEIYEADEEVRALIDMARKLEGVTRNAGKHAGGVVIAPTKITDFAPLYCDAEGKNPVTQFDKNDVEYAGLVKFDFLGLRTLTIINWALEMINAKRAKTGLEPIDIASIPLEDKQSFDMLQRSETTAVFQLESRGMKDLIKRLKPDCFEDMIALVALFRPGPLQSGMVDNFIDRKHGREALSYPDIEWQHESLKPVLEPTYGIILYQEQVMQIAQVLSGYSLGGADMLRRAMGKKNPAEMAKQRSVFEDGAKSQGVDGELAIKIFDLVEKFAGYGFNKSHSAAYALVSYQTLWLKAHYPAEFMAAVMTADMDNTDKVVGLVDECWRMGLKILPPEINSGLYHFHVNDEGEIVYGIGAIKGVGEAPIDAILEARKEGGHFKDLFDLCARVDTKKLNRRILEKLIMSGAFDRLGPHRAALMSSLGEALKAADQHAKAEAIGQADMFGVLADAPEQVEQSYANVPRWQEQIVLDGERETLGLYLTGHPITQYLKEIERYAGGLRLKDMHPTDRGKMTTAVGLVIAARVMVTKRGNRIGICTLDDRSGRLEVMLFTDALEKYQHLLEKDRILIATGQVSFDDFSGGLKMTARELMDISEAREKYARGLAISLTDRQIDDQLLNRLRQSLEPHRAGTIPVHLYYQREDARARLRFGATWRVTPTDRLLIDLRTLVGNEQVELEFD, encoded by the coding sequence ATGGCCGAACCTCGTTTTGTCCACCTGCGTGTTCACAGCGATTACTCCATGATCGATGGATTAGCCAAGATTGGACCCTTGGTGAAGAGAGCTGCTGCATTAGGTATGCCCGCTCTGGCCATTACTGACTTCACTAACCTTTGTGGTTTGGTGAAATTCTACGGTAGCGCCCACGGTGCTGGGATTAAACCCATCATTGGCGCAGATTTCTACGTGCAAAGTGAAATCTTGGGTGATGAGTTGGCTCACCTTACTGTGTTGGCACGCAATAATGAAGGTTATCAAAACCTTACCTTATTGATCTCCGAAGCTTATCAACGTGGTTATGGCGCAGCTGGTCCGATAATTGATCGCGATTGGCTGATCAAGCATAAAGAGGGGCTGATTCTGCTATCCGGTGGCCGGATGGGGGATGTCGGCAAGTTTATGCTGCGCGGTAATCAGACTCAGGTTGATCAGTGTCTTGAGTTTTATCAAGAGCATTTCCCTGACAGTTACTATTTGGAGCTAATCCGTACCGGTCGGCCAGACGAAGAGAACTATCTTCATGCGGCAGTCGCGCTAGCGACTGAGCGCGGCCTGCCAGTTGTTGCGACCAATGATGTGCGTTTTATCGTTGAGTCTGACTTTGACGCCCATGAGATCCGCGTTGCTATTCATGACGGTTTTACATTGGTTGATCCTAAGCGGCCTAAAAATTATAGTCCTCAGCAGTTTATGCGCGATGAAGAACAGATGTGTGAGCTGTTCGCGGATATTCCTGAAGCGCTGCTCAACAGTGTTGAAATAGCCAAACGTTGTAACGTCACCATCCGCCTTGGGGAATACTTTCTACCGCAGTTCCCTACCGGTGAGATGAGCACGGAAGATTTTTTGGTAGAAAAATCAAAGCAAGGTTTGGAAGAACGGTTGGAATTCCTCTTCCCCGACTCGCAAGTGCGGGCGCAAAAACGGCCAGAGTATGACGAGCGGCTCGATATTGAGCTAAAAGTTATCAACCAGATGGGATTCCCTGGTTACTTCTTGATAGTAATGGAATTTATCCAGTGGTCTAAAGATAATGGTGTTCCGGTAGGGCCAGGGCGAGGCTCAGGTGCAGGCTCTCTGGTGGCATATGCGCTCAAGATTACCGATCTGGATCCGCTGGAATTTGACCTGCTGTTCGAACGTTTTCTCAACCCTGAACGTGTATCAATGCCCGACTTCGACGTTGACTTCTGTATGGAGAAACGTGATCTGGTGATTGAACATGTGGCCGAAATGTATGGACGCGATGCAGTTTCTCAGATTATTACCTTCGGTACGATGGCTGCCAAAGCGGTTATCCGCGATGTGGGTCGCGTGCTGGGCCACCCTTATGGTTTTGTCGATCGTATCTCAAAATTGGTGCCACCAGATCCTGGAATGACGCTGGAAAAAGCCTTTGCCGCTGAACCGCAACTTCCTGAAATTTATGAAGCCGATGAAGAGGTTAGGGCGCTGATTGATATGGCGCGTAAGCTGGAGGGGGTAACACGTAACGCTGGGAAACACGCCGGTGGGGTGGTTATTGCTCCGACCAAAATTACTGATTTTGCACCGCTATATTGTGATGCGGAAGGCAAAAACCCGGTTACTCAGTTCGATAAAAATGATGTGGAATATGCCGGTCTGGTGAAGTTCGACTTCCTCGGTTTGCGTACGCTAACTATCATTAATTGGGCGCTGGAGATGATCAATGCCAAGCGCGCCAAAACTGGGCTAGAACCGATAGATATCGCCTCTATTCCGCTGGAAGATAAGCAAAGCTTCGATATGCTGCAACGTTCGGAAACGACAGCAGTATTCCAGCTTGAATCCCGAGGTATGAAGGATCTTATCAAGCGGCTGAAGCCAGACTGCTTCGAGGATATGATAGCTCTGGTGGCATTATTCCGCCCCGGTCCGCTGCAATCAGGGATGGTAGATAACTTTATTGACCGTAAACATGGTCGTGAAGCACTGTCCTATCCTGATATCGAATGGCAACATGAATCCCTGAAGCCTGTACTGGAGCCGACCTATGGCATCATCCTGTATCAGGAACAGGTTATGCAGATTGCGCAGGTTCTGTCTGGTTACTCCCTTGGCGGCGCGGATATGTTGCGTCGAGCTATGGGTAAGAAAAACCCAGCAGAGATGGCAAAACAGCGTTCGGTATTCGAAGATGGGGCCAAAAGTCAGGGCGTTGACGGTGAATTGGCGATAAAAATCTTTGACTTGGTAGAGAAGTTTGCCGGTTATGGTTTTAACAAATCTCACTCCGCTGCTTATGCTTTGGTGTCCTACCAGACGTTGTGGTTAAAAGCACATTATCCGGCTGAATTTATGGCTGCGGTAATGACCGCCGATATGGATAACACCGATAAAGTCGTTGGCCTGGTTGATGAATGTTGGCGTATGGGGCTGAAGATTCTGCCACCAGAAATTAACAGTGGCCTGTATCACTTCCATGTAAATGATGAGGGTGAAATTGTTTACGGGATTGGTGCTATCAAGGGGGTTGGTGAGGCGCCGATCGACGCGATACTGGAGGCGCGTAAAGAGGGCGGTCACTTCAAAGATTTGTTTGATTTATGTGCCCGCGTCGATACGAAAAAGCTGAATCGGCGGATATTAGAAAAGTTAATCATGTCCGGTGCTTTTGACCGTTTGGGGCCGCACCGTGCCGCATTAATGAGCTCCTTAGGCGAAGCGTTAAAAGCCGCAGACCAACATGCGAAAGCAGAGGCCATTGGTCAGGCCGATATGTTTGGCGTATTGGCTGATGCACCTGAGCAGGTTGAGCAATCTTATGCTAATGTGCCGCGGTGGCAGGAACAAATTGTTTTAGACGGTGAGCGGGAAACGCTGGGGTTATACCTAACCGGCCACCCGATTACTCAATATCTAAAGGAAATCGAACGTTATGCTGGCGGGCTGCGTTTGAAAGATATGCATCCGACGGATCGGGGCAAAATGACCACTGCGGTAGGGCTGGTAATCGCTGCAAGGGTTATGGTAACAAAACGCGGGAATCGCATTGGTATTTGTACTTTGGATGACCGCTCCGGGCGTCTGGAGGTGATGCTATTCACCGATGCATTGGAAAAATATCAGCATTTATTGGAAAAAGACCGTATCCTGATAGCCACTGGACAGGTCAGCTTTGATGACTTTAGTGGTGGACTTAAAATGACCGCCCGTGAGTTAATGGACATCAGTGAAGCTCGTGAAAAATATGCCCGTGGGCTTGCTATATCGCTGACCGACAGGCAAATTGATGACCAGCTTTTGAACCGTCTCCGTCAGTCGTTGGAACCCCATCGAGCGGGGACGATCCCAGTGCATCTTTATTACCAACGGGAAGATGCTCGCGCCCGGCTGCGGTTTGGAGCCACATGGCGCGTGACGCCCACCGATCGCTTATTGATAGATTTGCGAACGCTGGTAGGTAATGAGCAGGTGGAACTGGAATTTGACTAA
- a CDS encoding acetyl-CoA carboxylase carboxyltransferase subunit alpha (catalyzes the carboxylation of acetyl-CoA to malonyl-CoA; forms a tetramer composed of two alpha (AccA) and two beta (AccD) subunits; one of the two catalytic subunits that can form the acetyl CoA carboxylase enzyme together with a carrier protein) encodes MSLNFLDFEQPIAELEAKIDSLTAVSRQDEKLDINLDEEVQRLREKSVELTRKIFSDLGAWQIAQLARHPRRPYTLDYIANIFTDFEELAGDRAYADDKAIVGGIARLDGRPVMIIGHQKGRETKEKIRRNFGMPAPEGYRKALRLMEMAERFKLPIITFIDTPGAYPGVGAEERGQSEAIARNLREMSRLSVPIVCTVIGEGGSGGALAIGVGDKVNMLQYSTYSVISPEGCASILWKSADKAPLAAEAMGITAHRLKELKMIDSVIPEPLGGAHRDYITIAAALKAQLLADLSDLDVLNDEELLNRRYQRLMNYGYC; translated from the coding sequence ATGAGTCTGAATTTTCTTGATTTTGAACAGCCGATTGCAGAGCTGGAAGCGAAAATTGACTCGCTGACTGCAGTCAGCCGTCAAGACGAAAAATTAGATATTAATCTGGATGAAGAGGTCCAGCGTCTGCGTGAGAAAAGTGTTGAGCTGACGCGGAAAATTTTCTCGGACCTCGGCGCATGGCAGATTGCCCAACTGGCACGCCACCCTCGTCGTCCTTATACCCTGGATTATATCGCTAATATCTTTACTGATTTCGAAGAACTGGCGGGTGATCGCGCTTATGCCGACGACAAAGCTATTGTCGGTGGTATTGCTCGTCTGGATGGTCGCCCGGTGATGATCATTGGTCATCAAAAAGGCCGTGAAACCAAAGAAAAAATTCGCCGTAACTTTGGTATGCCAGCGCCTGAAGGTTATCGTAAGGCACTGCGTCTGATGGAGATGGCTGAGCGCTTTAAGCTGCCAATCATTACTTTCATTGATACACCGGGGGCATATCCTGGTGTTGGCGCAGAAGAGCGTGGTCAATCTGAAGCCATCGCACGTAACCTGCGTGAGATGTCACGCCTGAGTGTTCCTATCGTTTGTACCGTTATTGGTGAAGGTGGCTCAGGCGGCGCATTAGCCATTGGTGTTGGCGATAAAGTGAATATGCTGCAATACAGCACCTATTCCGTTATCTCCCCAGAGGGCTGTGCATCTATTCTGTGGAAAAGTGCTGATAAAGCACCGTTAGCCGCAGAGGCCATGGGTATTACGGCTCATCGTCTGAAAGAATTAAAGATGATTGACTCGGTTATCCCTGAACCTTTAGGCGGCGCACACCGTGATTACATCACTATTGCTGCTGCTTTGAAGGCGCAACTGTTGGCTGATCTTAGTGATCTGGATGTTTTGAATGACGAAGAATTATTGAATCGTCGTTATCAGCGTCTGATGAATTACGGTTATTGCTGA
- a CDS encoding lysine decarboxylase (constitutive; catalyzes the formation of cadaverine from lysine) has protein sequence MNIIAIMGPMGVYYKDEPIRELNDALLAKGFQLIYPQDRGDLLKLIEHNARIIGVIFDWDQHSNELCTEINDLNEYLPLYAFINTTSSLDVSLNEMRMALYFFEYTLNAADDIAQHIEQYTAEYMDSITPPLTKALFNYVKEGKYTFCTPGHMAGTAFQKSPVGSLFYDFFGANTLKADVSISVTELGSLLDHSGPHLEAEEYIARTFNAEQSYMVTNGTSTANKIIGMYSSPSGSTVLIDRNCHKSLTHLLMMTNIIPLYLRPARNAYGILGGIPQHEFTRESITEKIAQTKNASWPVHAVITNSTYDGLLYNTDYIKQTLDVPSIHFDSAWVPYTNFHEIYEGKSGMSGERIAGKVFYETQSTHKLLAAFSQASMIHIKGDYNEGTFNEAYMMHTTTSPNYGIVASMETAAAMMRGKPGRRMIMRSIERAMHFRKEVRRLRSQSDNWFFDVWQPEDIDEIACWPLQPGQKWHGFSNADADHMYLDPIKVTILTPGMSSEGELEDEGIPAALVAKFLDERGIVVEKTGPYNLLFLFSIGIDKTKAMSLLRGLMEFKRAYDLNLRVKNMLPDLFAEDPDFYRHMRIQDLAAGIHQLIRKHDLPRLMRQSFDVLPEMKLTPYDMFQQQIRGNIAACEMCDLKGKVVANMILPYPPGVPLVMPGEMISEESRAVLDFLLMLCAIGAHYPGFETDIHGAKRDDDGRYWVNVLKTND, from the coding sequence ATGAATATCATCGCAATCATGGGGCCGATGGGGGTTTACTACAAAGATGAACCTATTCGTGAGTTAAACGATGCCCTGCTGGCTAAAGGTTTTCAGTTGATCTACCCTCAGGATCGTGGTGATCTGCTTAAACTGATCGAGCATAATGCGCGGATTATTGGTGTGATTTTCGATTGGGACCAGCACAGTAATGAGCTTTGCACTGAAATTAATGATCTGAACGAATATCTCCCACTTTACGCATTTATCAATACGACCTCCTCATTGGATGTCAGTTTGAATGAAATGCGCATGGCTCTTTATTTCTTTGAATATACGTTAAATGCGGCAGATGATATTGCCCAGCATATTGAACAATATACCGCTGAGTATATGGATAGCATCACTCCGCCGCTAACCAAGGCGTTATTTAATTACGTCAAAGAAGGGAAATATACCTTCTGTACGCCGGGGCATATGGCGGGGACGGCATTTCAAAAAAGCCCGGTAGGCAGCTTATTCTATGATTTCTTTGGTGCTAATACCCTCAAGGCTGATGTGTCGATTTCAGTGACTGAACTCGGATCACTATTAGACCACAGTGGCCCGCATCTGGAAGCCGAAGAGTATATTGCCCGTACTTTCAATGCTGAGCAGAGTTATATGGTGACGAACGGGACATCAACGGCAAATAAAATCATTGGCATGTATTCGTCCCCTTCGGGCAGTACGGTATTGATTGACCGTAATTGTCATAAGTCTCTGACACATCTTTTGATGATGACCAATATCATTCCGCTATATTTGCGCCCGGCCCGTAATGCTTACGGTATTTTGGGCGGCATCCCGCAGCACGAATTTACGCGCGAATCTATTACTGAGAAAATTGCACAAACCAAGAATGCCAGCTGGCCAGTGCATGCGGTGATAACGAACTCGACCTATGATGGGCTGCTCTATAATACTGATTATATTAAGCAGACACTGGACGTCCCTTCAATTCACTTTGATTCCGCCTGGGTGCCTTATACCAATTTCCATGAGATTTATGAAGGGAAAAGTGGCATGAGCGGGGAACGGATTGCGGGTAAAGTTTTCTATGAAACGCAATCGACACATAAATTGTTGGCCGCATTCTCTCAAGCTTCGATGATTCATATTAAAGGTGATTATAATGAAGGCACTTTTAACGAAGCTTATATGATGCATACCACCACCTCTCCGAATTACGGCATTGTGGCATCAATGGAAACTGCCGCAGCAATGATGCGTGGTAAACCGGGCAGGCGCATGATTATGCGCTCCATTGAGCGTGCGATGCATTTTCGCAAAGAAGTTCGCCGTTTACGTTCACAAAGTGACAACTGGTTCTTTGATGTCTGGCAGCCAGAAGATATTGACGAAATAGCCTGTTGGCCGTTGCAACCGGGGCAAAAGTGGCATGGCTTTAGTAATGCGGATGCAGACCATATGTATCTGGATCCGATCAAAGTGACCATCCTGACGCCGGGTATGAGCAGTGAAGGGGAACTTGAAGACGAAGGGATCCCTGCGGCATTAGTCGCTAAATTTCTCGATGAACGCGGCATCGTGGTAGAGAAAACCGGGCCATATAATTTGCTGTTCCTGTTCAGTATTGGTATTGATAAAACCAAGGCGATGAGCTTATTGCGCGGCCTAATGGAGTTTAAGCGCGCTTATGATCTTAACTTGCGGGTTAAAAACATGCTGCCGGATCTGTTTGCTGAAGATCCCGATTTTTACCGTCATATGCGCATTCAAGATCTGGCCGCCGGTATCCACCAATTGATCCGTAAACATGACTTACCCCGTTTAATGCGCCAGTCTTTTGATGTACTGCCAGAGATGAAACTCACGCCGTATGACATGTTCCAACAGCAGATTCGCGGTAATATAGCGGCCTGCGAAATGTGTGATTTGAAAGGCAAAGTCGTGGCCAACATGATCCTGCCTTACCCACCGGGGGTACCGTTGGTTATGCCAGGTGAAATGATCAGTGAAGAGAGCCGCGCAGTCTTGGACTTCCTGCTGATGCTGTGTGCCATTGGCGCGCATTATCCTGGGTTTGAAACCGACATTCACGGAGCTAAACGTGATGATGATGGTCGCTATTGGGTCAATGTGCTGAAGACAAATGATTAA
- a CDS encoding VOC family protein yields MLAIRQIHHIAIIGSDYQVSKKFYCEVLGFSLISEVYREERDSWKADLALNGQYTIELFSFPSPSTRPSRPEACGLRHLAFQVDNIEQAVSELGATGVICEAVRIDPYTQSRFTFFTDPDGLPLELYEITLE; encoded by the coding sequence ATGTTAGCAATACGTCAGATACATCATATTGCAATCATTGGCTCAGATTATCAGGTCAGTAAAAAATTCTACTGTGAGGTGCTGGGGTTCAGCTTGATAAGCGAGGTCTATCGTGAAGAACGCGACTCATGGAAAGCTGATTTAGCCTTAAATGGGCAATATACTATCGAGTTGTTTTCTTTTCCCTCCCCGTCAACACGACCTAGCCGCCCAGAGGCTTGTGGTTTACGTCACCTGGCTTTTCAGGTTGATAATATTGAGCAGGCAGTCAGTGAACTGGGGGCTACCGGTGTGATTTGCGAAGCGGTTCGCATTGATCCCTATACCCAATCACGTTTTACTTTCTTTACTGATCCAGATGGTTTACCTCTGGAGCTATACGAAATAACGCTGGAATGA
- a CDS encoding tRNA lysidine(34) synthetase TilS translates to MNSATFMPNVLLNPLFAQLGDHRHVLVGFSGGLDSSVLLHLLVSLRQQLLPELKVRAIHIHHGLNPLADSWVKHCQQQCDQWEVPLEVVRVKIDPRHNGIEAAARTARYQAFSLHLAANEVLLTAQHLDDQCETFLLALKRGSGPAGLSSMAGRMPFAHSQLLRPLLAFSRATLENYAQAQQLRWIEDDSNQDHRFDRNFLRLNVLPLLHQRWPHFAQATARSASLCAEQEQLLDELLADNLQQLQSLDGALSIEGLLLASEAKRGAILRRWLARWGAVMPSQNQLQRLWLEVAMARQDAEPQLTLGAHQVRRFRQYLYLLPPLAEINIRHLPWANIEAGPNHVAIPPGPLILPANLGVLSFITEGGQAVRAAATGEVISIRFGLQGDIKIVGRHHSRHSKKIWQELGVPPWQRERIPLLYFGEQLIAAAGVFVAQAGQAKEGEPCWYLNWTNAE, encoded by the coding sequence ATGAACTCAGCCACCTTTATGCCTAATGTGTTACTCAATCCTTTGTTCGCACAATTGGGTGATCATCGCCATGTGCTGGTGGGGTTCAGTGGTGGGTTGGATTCCAGTGTATTACTGCATTTATTGGTTAGCCTGCGCCAACAATTGCTCCCTGAGCTGAAAGTTCGTGCGATTCATATTCATCACGGATTAAACCCATTGGCAGACAGTTGGGTAAAACATTGCCAGCAGCAGTGTGATCAATGGGAAGTTCCACTTGAAGTGGTGCGAGTGAAGATTGATCCGCGACACAATGGAATAGAGGCTGCCGCTAGAACGGCTCGCTATCAGGCATTTTCCTTACATTTAGCTGCCAATGAAGTGCTACTTACGGCTCAACATCTGGATGACCAGTGTGAAACCTTCTTACTGGCACTTAAGCGGGGCAGTGGTCCGGCGGGGCTGTCCTCAATGGCAGGCAGAATGCCGTTTGCCCATAGCCAGTTGTTGCGACCATTGTTGGCCTTTTCCCGCGCAACGCTTGAGAACTATGCTCAAGCACAACAACTACGGTGGATTGAAGATGACAGCAATCAGGACCATCGTTTCGATCGTAACTTCTTGCGATTAAATGTGTTGCCTCTGCTTCATCAGCGCTGGCCGCATTTTGCTCAAGCGACGGCGCGCAGTGCAAGTCTGTGCGCTGAGCAGGAACAATTATTGGATGAGTTGTTGGCAGATAATCTGCAACAACTGCAAAGTCTGGATGGCGCGCTTTCTATTGAGGGGTTATTACTGGCCTCAGAAGCCAAACGGGGGGCGATATTACGCCGTTGGCTGGCTAGATGGGGAGCAGTGATGCCATCGCAAAACCAACTGCAACGTTTGTGGTTAGAAGTTGCTATGGCAAGGCAAGATGCAGAGCCTCAGCTTACTTTGGGGGCACATCAGGTTCGCCGCTTCCGGCAATATTTATATCTATTGCCACCGCTGGCTGAAATAAATATACGGCATCTACCTTGGGCCAACATTGAGGCTGGGCCTAATCATGTCGCAATCCCCCCTGGCCCTTTGATTCTACCTGCCAATCTGGGGGTATTGAGTTTTATTACTGAAGGGGGGCAAGCGGTCAGGGCTGCGGCAACCGGCGAGGTAATCAGCATCCGTTTCGGTTTACAAGGTGATATCAAGATTGTCGGGCGGCATCATTCGCGCCATAGCAAAAAGATTTGGCAAGAGTTGGGGGTACCGCCGTGGCAACGGGAGCGTATTCCGCTACTCTACTTTGGCGAACAATTAATTGCTGCGGCTGGAGTGTTTGTGGCTCAGGCAGGCCAGGCAAAAGAAGGCGAACCTTGTTGGTACCTAAATTGGACCAACGCGGAATAA
- a CDS encoding cytochrome C554 has protein sequence MMKLVVSIMMLWGLSSFSALAKNDIEAGRVKSASCVACHGAQGKVSVPMYPNLAGQNAMYLEQSLKAYKKGERTGGQAGVMQAYVVPLTDEDFSDLAAYYASLKP, from the coding sequence ATAATGAAATTAGTCGTCAGTATAATGATGTTATGGGGATTGAGTAGTTTCTCGGCGTTGGCAAAAAATGATATCGAAGCGGGGCGAGTTAAGTCTGCCAGTTGTGTGGCTTGTCATGGTGCACAAGGTAAGGTTTCGGTGCCGATGTATCCTAATCTGGCTGGGCAAAATGCCATGTATTTAGAACAATCATTAAAAGCGTATAAAAAAGGAGAGCGTACTGGTGGGCAAGCTGGAGTGATGCAGGCTTATGTTGTGCCTTTAACCGACGAGGATTTCTCTGATTTGGCGGCTTACTATGCCAGTTTAAAACCTTGA
- a CDS encoding Rho-binding antiterminator (Suppresses temperature-sensitive mutations in essential genes by modulating rho-dependent transcription termination): MSMSEEYQPINCDDYDNLELACQHHLILTLKLRGGEIVEGKASDLLLRKKVEYLIIEQEGTMRELRLDYIASFSHPEIGTVVVSAS; encoded by the coding sequence ATGTCGATGAGTGAAGAGTATCAACCCATCAATTGTGATGACTACGATAATCTAGAGCTCGCCTGCCAACATCACCTGATACTGACGTTGAAGTTGAGAGGCGGTGAGATCGTAGAAGGTAAAGCCAGCGATCTGCTGCTGAGAAAAAAGGTCGAATACCTGATTATCGAGCAAGAAGGAACAATGCGCGAGTTGCGTCTGGACTATATTGCCAGCTTCAGTCACCCCGAGATAGGGACTGTTGTGGTGAGTGCATCATAG